The Streptomyces sp. Mut1 genome window below encodes:
- a CDS encoding polysaccharide deacetylase family protein: METTAPGSARADAGSDAKGSFGPVDCRKAKCIALTFDAGPAEDTPHLLDILKEKKVHATFFLLGKNHVKKHPETVRRIEAEGHEVANHTWSHEILTDKKPAEIRAELEKTQDAIEAITGKKPRLMRPPQGRTDDTVSGISKDLGLSQILWSATAKDYSTNDSALIKKRILDQASKDGIILLHDIYKGTVPAVPGIIDALKKQGYTFVTVPQLMAPAEPVPGTIYRP, translated from the coding sequence ATGGAGACCACGGCGCCCGGCTCCGCGCGCGCCGACGCCGGCTCGGACGCCAAGGGCTCGTTCGGCCCGGTGGACTGCCGCAAGGCCAAGTGCATAGCCCTGACCTTCGACGCGGGCCCCGCCGAGGACACCCCTCATCTGCTGGACATCCTCAAGGAGAAGAAGGTCCACGCGACCTTCTTCCTGCTGGGCAAGAACCACGTCAAGAAGCACCCCGAGACCGTCCGCCGCATCGAGGCCGAGGGCCACGAGGTCGCCAACCACACCTGGTCGCACGAGATCCTCACGGACAAGAAGCCCGCCGAGATACGGGCCGAGCTGGAGAAGACGCAGGACGCGATCGAGGCGATCACCGGCAAGAAGCCGCGGCTGATGCGCCCGCCGCAGGGCCGCACCGACGACACCGTCTCCGGGATCAGCAAGGACCTCGGTCTCTCCCAGATCCTGTGGAGCGCCACCGCCAAGGACTACTCGACGAACGACTCCGCGCTGATCAAGAAGCGGATACTCGACCAGGCGAGCAAGGACGGCATCATCCTGCTGCACGACATCTACAAGGGCACCGTGCCCGCCGTGCCCGGCATCATCGACGCGCTGAAGAAGCAGGGCTACACCTTTGTGACGGTGCCCCAGCTGATGGCGCCCGCCGAGCCCGTCCCGGGCACGATCTACCGCCCGTAG
- the lon gene encoding endopeptidase La, with the protein MATESNAVTPLTLPVLPLDDEVVLPGMVVPLDLSDTEVRAAVEAAQAAAREDGGKPEVLLVPRIDGTYTGIGVLGIVEQVGRLSDGDPGALIRGRDRIRVGAGTSGPGAALWVEGVRADASVPDPLPGAAADLVKEYKALATSWLKKRGAWQVVDRVQQIEDVSALADNSGYSPFLTTAQKVRLLETTDPVARLRLAIQWLGEHLAEQDVAESIAKDVQEGVDKQQREFLLRRQLDAVRKELSQLNGDPEDESDDYRARVEAADLPEHVREAALKEVDKLERSSDQSPEGSWIRTWLDTVLELPWTERTEDAYDIRGAQEVLDAEHAGLQDVKERITEYLAVRKRRADRGLGVVGGRRGGAVLALVGPPGVGKTSLGESVAHAMGRKFVRVALGGVRDEAEIRGHRRTYVGALPGRIVRAIKEAGSMNPVVLLDEIDKVGSDFRGDPAAALLEVLDPAQNHTFRDHYLEVELDLSDVVFLATANVLEAIPEALLDRMELVRFDGYTEDEKVVIARDHLLPRQLERAGLAKDEVALDESALRKLAGEYTREAGVRNLERSVARLLRKVAAQHELGDRELPFTVTEDDLRGLIGRPHHVPESAQDPAERRTAVPGVATGLAVTGAGGDVLFVEASLADPETGASGLTLTGQLGDVMKESAQIALSFLRSHGAELELPVADLKDRGAHIHFPAGAVPKDGPSAGITMTTALASLLSGRLVRTDVAMTGEVSLTGRVLPIGGLKQKLLAAHRAGITTVVIPKRNEADLDDVPAEVLETLEVHPVTDVRQVLEIALAPASAELRVPAAA; encoded by the coding sequence ATGGCTACTGAGTCCAATGCCGTCACACCGCTCACCCTGCCCGTGCTGCCGCTCGACGACGAGGTCGTGCTGCCGGGGATGGTGGTGCCTCTCGACCTGTCCGACACCGAGGTGCGCGCCGCCGTGGAGGCCGCGCAGGCCGCGGCCCGGGAGGACGGGGGCAAGCCCGAGGTGCTGCTCGTCCCGCGCATCGACGGGACCTACACCGGCATCGGTGTCCTCGGGATCGTCGAGCAGGTCGGACGGCTCTCCGACGGCGATCCGGGCGCCCTCATCCGGGGCCGCGACCGGATCAGGGTCGGCGCGGGCACCAGCGGGCCGGGCGCCGCGCTGTGGGTGGAAGGGGTCCGGGCCGACGCCTCCGTCCCCGACCCCCTGCCCGGGGCCGCCGCCGACCTGGTCAAGGAGTACAAGGCGCTCGCCACCAGCTGGCTGAAGAAGCGCGGCGCCTGGCAGGTCGTGGACCGGGTCCAGCAGATCGAGGACGTCTCCGCGCTCGCCGACAACTCCGGGTACTCACCCTTCCTCACCACCGCCCAGAAGGTCCGGCTGCTGGAGACCACCGACCCGGTCGCCCGGCTGAGGCTCGCCATCCAGTGGCTCGGTGAACACCTCGCCGAGCAGGATGTCGCCGAGTCCATCGCCAAGGACGTCCAGGAGGGCGTCGACAAGCAGCAGCGCGAATTCCTGCTGCGGCGCCAGCTCGACGCCGTACGCAAGGAGCTCTCCCAGCTCAACGGCGACCCGGAGGACGAGTCCGACGACTACCGGGCCCGCGTCGAGGCCGCCGACCTGCCCGAGCACGTCCGCGAGGCCGCGCTCAAGGAGGTCGACAAGCTGGAGCGGTCCTCCGACCAGAGCCCCGAGGGCTCCTGGATCAGGACCTGGCTCGACACCGTCCTCGAACTGCCCTGGACCGAGCGCACCGAGGACGCCTACGACATCAGGGGCGCCCAGGAGGTCCTGGACGCCGAGCACGCCGGACTCCAGGACGTGAAGGAGCGCATCACCGAGTACCTCGCGGTGCGCAAGCGCCGTGCCGACCGGGGGCTGGGTGTGGTCGGCGGGCGGCGCGGCGGCGCCGTGCTGGCCCTCGTCGGCCCGCCCGGCGTCGGCAAGACCTCGCTCGGGGAGTCCGTTGCGCACGCCATGGGCCGCAAGTTCGTCCGCGTCGCGCTCGGCGGTGTCCGGGACGAGGCGGAGATCCGCGGCCACCGGCGTACGTACGTGGGGGCGCTGCCCGGACGCATTGTCCGGGCCATCAAGGAGGCCGGTTCGATGAACCCGGTCGTCCTGCTGGACGAGATCGACAAGGTCGGCTCCGACTTCCGGGGCGACCCGGCCGCGGCCCTCCTCGAAGTGCTCGACCCCGCGCAGAACCACACCTTCCGCGACCACTACCTGGAGGTCGAGCTCGACCTCAGCGATGTCGTCTTCCTGGCCACCGCCAACGTCCTGGAGGCCATCCCGGAGGCGCTGCTCGACCGGATGGAGCTGGTCAGGTTCGACGGCTACACCGAGGACGAGAAGGTCGTCATCGCCCGTGACCACCTGCTCCCGCGCCAGCTGGAGCGGGCCGGTCTGGCGAAGGACGAGGTCGCTCTCGACGAGTCGGCGCTGCGCAAGCTGGCCGGCGAGTACACCCGGGAGGCCGGTGTGCGGAACCTGGAGCGGTCCGTCGCCCGGCTGCTGCGGAAGGTCGCGGCCCAGCACGAACTGGGCGACCGCGAGCTGCCGTTCACGGTGACCGAGGACGACCTGCGCGGTCTGATCGGGCGCCCGCACCACGTCCCCGAGTCCGCCCAGGACCCGGCCGAGCGCCGCACCGCGGTGCCGGGTGTGGCGACCGGGCTCGCGGTGACCGGGGCCGGTGGTGACGTCCTGTTCGTGGAGGCGTCGCTCGCCGATCCGGAGACCGGGGCGTCCGGACTGACCCTCACCGGTCAGCTCGGCGACGTCATGAAGGAGTCCGCGCAGATCGCGCTGAGCTTCCTGCGGTCGCACGGCGCGGAACTGGAGCTGCCGGTCGCGGACCTCAAGGACCGCGGGGCGCACATCCACTTCCCGGCGGGCGCGGTCCCCAAGGACGGCCCGAGCGCGGGCATCACCATGACGACCGCGCTGGCCTCGCTGCTCTCCGGCCGGCTGGTCCGCACGGACGTGGCGATGACCGGTGAGGTCTCGCTGACCGGGCGGGTGCTGCCGATCGGCGGGCTGAAGCAGAAGCTGCTGGCCGCGCACCGCGCGGGCATCACCACCGTGGTGATCCCCAAGCGGAACGAGGCCGACCTGGACGACGTCCCGGCCGAGGTGCTGGAGACCCTGGAGGTCCACCCGGTCACCGACGTCCGCCAGGTGCTGGAGATCGCCCTCGCCCCGGCCTCGGCGGAGCTGAGGGTTCCGGCCGCGGCGTAG
- a CDS encoding lysozyme — protein MPVHRSGSTKSRRSRFAAAGTLLAALSLLIALPGASNAAGGSPAGPARGTATMGMGVVAHDGQGGLPIGTRAVQTEGVDVASYQGNVAWATLWNSGVKWAYTKATEGTYYTNPYFAQQYNGSYNVGMIRGAYHFATPDTTSGAVQANYFVDHGGGWSRDGKTLPGVLDIEWNPYGAQCYGKTAAQMVAWIRDFVNTYKARTGRDAVIYTATSWWKDCTGNNAGFATTNPLWVARYSSAVGELPAGWGFYTIWQYTSSGPTVGDHNHFNGALDRVQALANG, from the coding sequence ATGCCCGTGCACAGATCCGGCTCCACGAAGTCCCGCCGCTCCCGCTTCGCGGCCGCGGGCACCCTGCTCGCGGCCCTCTCGCTCCTCATCGCCCTGCCGGGCGCCTCGAACGCGGCCGGCGGAAGCCCGGCCGGACCGGCCCGCGGCACCGCCACCATGGGCATGGGCGTCGTCGCCCACGACGGCCAGGGCGGCCTGCCGATCGGCACCCGCGCCGTCCAGACCGAGGGCGTGGACGTCGCCAGCTACCAGGGCAACGTCGCCTGGGCGACCCTCTGGAACAGCGGCGTCAAGTGGGCCTACACCAAGGCCACCGAGGGCACGTACTACACGAACCCCTACTTCGCCCAGCAGTACAACGGCTCGTACAACGTGGGCATGATCCGCGGCGCCTACCACTTCGCGACGCCCGACACCACGAGCGGCGCCGTCCAGGCCAACTACTTCGTGGACCACGGGGGCGGCTGGTCCAGGGACGGCAAGACCCTGCCGGGCGTGCTCGACATCGAGTGGAACCCGTACGGGGCGCAGTGCTATGGCAAGACCGCGGCCCAGATGGTCGCGTGGATCCGTGACTTCGTGAACACGTACAAGGCGCGCACCGGGCGGGACGCGGTCATCTACACCGCGACCAGCTGGTGGAAGGACTGCACCGGCAACAACGCGGGCTTCGCCACCACCAACCCGCTGTGGGTGGCGCGCTACAGCTCCGCGGTCGGCGAACTCCCGGCCGGCTGGGGCTTCTACACGATCTGGCAGTACACGTCGTCCGGCCCGACCGTCGGCGACCACAACCACTTCAACGGCGCCCTCGACCGCGTACAGGCGCTGGCCAACGGATAG
- a CDS encoding protein phosphatase 2C domain-containing protein, which yields MRIELATAAGTPGRPNEDWTATALPASGQGGGLVLLDGVTPPQGDDGCVHSVPWFTARLGGALVELSGSRRDLTLREILAESIRHTADSHRSLCDLSHVRTPQATVVVVRWDEAWVEHLVLSDSVLLFESPGGDVHAVLDDRLDRLPPELLVSEAVADARARNKEGGFFTAAADPDVADRAVTGRTPRAEVRALAAMTDGASRWTEMFGEGDWADCLGVLEKEGPQGLIDRVRALEDADTERRRLLRGKTHDDATAVYARL from the coding sequence ATGCGCATCGAACTCGCTACCGCCGCCGGCACGCCCGGACGTCCGAACGAGGACTGGACCGCCACGGCCCTTCCCGCTTCCGGCCAGGGCGGAGGACTGGTGCTGCTGGACGGCGTCACGCCCCCGCAGGGCGACGACGGCTGTGTGCACTCGGTTCCCTGGTTCACCGCGAGACTGGGCGGCGCCCTGGTCGAACTGTCCGGTTCGCGGCGGGATCTGACCCTGCGCGAGATCCTGGCGGAGTCCATCCGGCACACCGCGGACAGCCACCGCTCCCTGTGTGACCTTTCTCACGTGCGTACGCCACAGGCAACCGTCGTCGTCGTGCGTTGGGACGAGGCCTGGGTCGAGCACCTGGTGCTGTCCGATTCGGTGCTGCTGTTCGAGTCGCCCGGCGGAGATGTACACGCTGTGCTGGACGACCGGCTCGACCGGCTGCCGCCGGAGCTTCTGGTCTCGGAGGCGGTGGCCGACGCCCGCGCGCGCAACAAGGAGGGCGGCTTCTTCACGGCTGCCGCCGATCCGGACGTGGCGGACCGCGCGGTGACCGGGCGGACGCCGCGCGCGGAGGTGCGGGCCCTGGCGGCGATGACGGACGGGGCGAGCCGCTGGACGGAGATGTTCGGCGAGGGCGACTGGGCGGACTGCCTCGGGGTCCTGGAGAAGGAGGGGCCGCAGGGGCTGATCGACCGGGTCCGCGCCCTGGAGGACGCGGACACGGAGCGCAGGCGTCTGCTGCGGGGCAAGACGCACGACGACGCGACGGCGGTCTACGCCCGGCTGTGA
- a CDS encoding MarR family winged helix-turn-helix transcriptional regulator — protein MRGVDVHGSESGREPGATGGSGVDHEFLALELELAVFLRRARANSGEMAREVHPELEAAAYGLFVRLESAGRQRATDLASYFGVGKATMSRQLRALEALGLVAREPDPADGRAFLVHLTEEGLARFRSVRDARRDRYVRKLADWDRAEVAELARLLHHLNARAED, from the coding sequence ATGAGGGGTGTTGACGTGCACGGGAGCGAAAGCGGGCGTGAACCCGGCGCAACCGGAGGAAGTGGTGTGGACCACGAATTCCTCGCCCTGGAGCTGGAGTTGGCCGTCTTCCTGCGCCGCGCACGGGCCAATTCCGGCGAAATGGCGCGCGAGGTGCACCCCGAGCTGGAGGCCGCCGCCTACGGCCTGTTCGTACGCCTGGAATCCGCCGGGCGCCAGCGCGCCACCGATCTCGCCTCGTACTTCGGCGTCGGCAAGGCCACCATGAGCCGTCAACTCCGTGCCCTGGAAGCGCTCGGACTGGTGGCGCGGGAGCCCGATCCGGCCGACGGGCGCGCCTTCCTCGTCCACCTCACCGAGGAGGGCCTCGCCCGGTTCCGCAGCGTCCGCGACGCGCGCCGCGACCGCTATGTGCGCAAGCTCGCCGACTGGGACCGCGCCGAGGTGGCGGAACTGGCCCGGCTGCTCCACCACTTGAACGCCCGCGCCGAGGACTGA